A segment of the Streptomyces sp. L2 genome:
CTGGACGCCGCCCGGCGGCTGATGCCGATCGACCCCGCCGGGGAGCTGGACTCCGGCGAGGCCTGGCTGAAGGACGCCCGCGCCATGCTGCGGGTCGCCGAACGGGTGGTGGAGGCGGCCGGCTACCGGCGCGACACCGCCCACCGGCTGCTGGAGCAGACCGGGGCCACGGCCGCCGCGTGCCTGGTCGACCCGGAGGACGACCTCGGCATCGGCACCGTCCACTTCCCCGAGGCCCGTCTCGTCGGCGCCGGCCGCCGCACCGCCCAGCGGGCGCTCGCCTCCCGGGCGGTGGCGGGGATGGTCCGGCTCGGGTACGGCGGCCGGCGCGCGTACTGGGAGCGGATGCACGCCGAGCTGGACATCATCGCCCACCACGGCTTCGCCTCCTACTTCCTGACGGTCGCCCAGGTCGTGGACGACGTGAAGAGGATGGGCATCCGGGTGGCGGCACGCGGTTCCGGCGCGGGCTCCCTGGTCAACCACGTCCTCGGCATCGCGAACGCCGACCCGGTCGAGCACGGGCTGCTGATGGAGCGCTTCCTGTCCAAGGAGCGCGTCGTGCTGCCCGACATCGACATCGACGTGGAGTCCGCGCGCCGGCTGGAGGTCTACCGGGCGATCATCGGCCGGTTCGGCACCGAGCGGGTCGCCACCGTCTCCATGCCCGAGACCTACCGGGTGCGGCACGCCGTCCGGGACGTGGGGGCCGCGCTGTCCATGGACCCGGCGGAGATCGACCGGGTGGCCAAGTCCTTCCCGCACATCCGCGCCCGGGACGCCCGCGCGGCGCTGGCGGAACTGCCCGAACTCAAGGAACTGGCGGGGGAGAAGGAGAAGTACGGCAGGCTGTGGGAGCTGGTCGAGGCGCTCGACGCCCTCCCGCGCGGAGTCGCCATGCACCCGTGCGGGGTGCTGCTGTCCGACGCCTCGCTGCTCGCCCGTACGCCGGTGGTGCCGACCAGCGGCGAGGGGCTGCCCATGTCGCAGTTCGACAAGAAGGACGTGGAGGACCTCGGGCTGCTCAAGCTCGACGTGCTGGGCGTGCGGATGCAGTCGGCGATGGCGCACGCGGTCGCCGAGGTGGAGCGGACGGCCGGTGAGCGGATCGAGCTGGACTCCCTGGCGCCGGGCGACCCGGCGACGTACCGGCTCATCCGGTCGGCGGAGACGCTGGGCTGCTTCCAGATCGAGTCACCGGGCCAGCGGGACCTGGTGGGGCGGCTGCAGCCGAGCACCTTCCACGACCTGGTCGTCGACATCTCGCTGTTCCGGCCCGGCCCGGTCGCCGCCGACATGGTGCGGCCGTTCATCGAGGCCCGGCACGGGCGGGCGCCCGTGCGGTACCCGCACCCCGACCTGGAGCGGCCGCTGAAGGAGACGTACGGCGTCGTCGTCTTCCACGAGCAGGTCATCGACATCGTCGCCGTGCTGACCGGCTGCGGGCGCGGGGAGGCCGACCGGGTCCGGCGCGGGCTGTCCGACCCGGAGTCGCAGGGGCGGATCAAGGTGTGGTTCGCGCAAGCGGCGGCGGCGAACGGGTACGACGCGGAAACGATCCGGCGCACCTGGGAGATCGTGGAGGCCTTCGGCAGTTACGGCTTCTGCAAGGCGCACGCGGTCGCGTTCGCCGTACCGACCTACCAGTCGGCCTGGCTGAAGGCCCATCACCCGGCCGCCTTCTACGCCGGGCTGCTCACACACGACCCCGGGATGTACCCCAAGCGGCTGCTGCTGGCGGACGCACGGCGGCGCGGGGTGCCGATCCTGCCGCTGGACGTGAACGTGTCGGGAGTCGCCCACCGTATCGAACTGGTGTCTGAATCACCTGGAAATCCGGGGCGTTGGGGACTCCGCCTCGCCCTCAGTGACGTGCACGGCATCAGCGAGACCGAGGCGAAGCGGATCGCCGACGGACAGCCGTACGCCTCCCTGCTCGACTTCTGGGAACGGGCCCGGCCGAGCCGCCCGCTGGCCGGTCGGCTGGCCCAGGTGGGCGCGCTGGACGCGTTCGGCGCCAACCGGCGCGACCTGCAACTGCACCTGACCGAACTGCACCGGGGCGCCCGGGGCGGCGGCGGGGACCAACTCCCCTTGTCCGGAGGGCGGAAGACCGCCCCGGCCGGGCTGCCCGACCTCACTCCGTCGGAGCGGCTCAGTGCCGAGCTGGGCGTGCTGTCCATGGACGCCTCCCGCAACCTGATGGACGACCACCGGGAATTCCTGGAGGAGCTGGGCGTGGTCTCCGCGCGCCGGCTGCGCGAGGCACGGCACGGCGAGACCGTGCTGGTCGCGGGCGCCAAGGCGGCCACCCAGACCCCGCCGATCCGGTCCGGCAAACGGGTCATCTTCTCCACGCTGGACGACGGCACGGGCCTGGTCGACCTCGCCTTCTTCGACGACTCGCACGACGCCTGCGCCCACACCGTCTTCCACTCCTGGCTGCTGCTCGTGCGCGGGGTGGTCCAGCGGCGCGGGCCGCGCAGCCTGAGCGTGGTCGGTTCGGCCGCCTGGAACCTCGCCGAACTCGTCGAACTGCGCGCCGGAGGCGGGCTCGACGAGGTGGCGGCCCGGCTCGCCGAACCACCGGGCGCGCCCGGGGACGGTCCCGCGCCGGACGGAAAGAGGCCGGCCGGGGAGGGATCGGCCGGGGAGGGGCCCTCCCGGGCCCGGCTCGCCGGTTCCGACGGGCGGCCCGCGCCGGCCGGCTCCGCCGCTCCGGAGCGGGGGGAGGGCCGCCGGATCCGCATGCCCACGGGGTACGAGATGCACCCCTGGGCCGATCTGCGCCCCGCGGGCGAAGGGCCCGCGGTGGGAAGGAAGCTGTGGCACCAGAGTCCGGGGAGTGCGGGATGACCATCCTCTGCGTACGTTTCCAGTTGCCGCCGGAGCACGAGGCGGCCCTGCCCGGACTGCTCGGGCTGCTGGAGGAGTTCACCCCGGTCGTCGAGGCGCTGCCCCCGGACGGCGCGCTGGCCGACCTGCGGGGCGCCGAACGCTACTTCGGGCGCGACGCCGTGGAACTGGCCTCGGTGATCCGGGTCCGCTCCCTCGCGCTGTACGGCGTCGACTGCGTGATCGGCGCCGGGCCGGGTCCCATGCTGGCCCGCATGGCGCTGCGCGCCGCCCGGCCCGGGGTGACCCGCGCCGTGCCCGGCGACCCGGACGGTATCGCGGAGTTCCTCGCCGGACGGCCCGTGGCCGCGCTGCCCGGCGTCGGCCCGGCGACCGCACGCACGCTGTGCGAGTACGGCCTCGACACCCTCGGTCTGGTCGCCGCCGCGCCCCTGTCCACGCTCCAGCGGCTGATCGGCGCGAAGGCGGGCCGTGAGCTGCGCGAGAAGGCGACCGGCGTCGACCGCGGCCGGGTCGTGCCGAACGCCGTCTCGCGCTCACTGGCGACCGAACGCGCCTTTGACATCGACGAGTTGAACCCCGACCGGCACCGCAGGGAACTGCTGTCCGCCGCCGAGGAGATCGGCGCCCGGCTGCGCGCGGTGGAGAAGGTCTGCCGCACCCTGACCCTCACCGTCCGCTACGCCGACCTCCCCCGCTCTCGAACAGGCTCGAGCGGGGGGACCCCCATCTCCACCACCCGCAGCCGCACCCTCGCCGAACCGACCGCGCACTCGGCGGCCCTGACGAAGGCGGCCTACGGCATGTACGAGGCCCTGGGCCTCCAGCGCGCCCGGGTCCACGCCCTCGCTCTGCGCGCCGAGGGCCTGACCCCCGCCGACCAGGCCTCCCGCCAGCTCACCTTCGACCCCGTGGACGAGAAGACCCGCCGTATCGAGGAGGTCGCGGACCGCGCCCGCGCGAAGTTCGGCCCCCGCGCGGTGATGCCGGGATCGCTGGCGGCGTGATTCCTTTGCCGATCCGCTCAGTTGGCCCACGGGGGAGTGAGCACGGTGCCGTCGGCCAGCTCCGCCTCCAGGCCGACGGACGTGGTCACCCAGGACACGGCGGTGTGGTCGGTCGGGTTCTCGACGGCCAGGGTGGCACCGGGATTGATGATCACCGTGTCGCCGGCCGAGACCCGCTCGGTGTGCCCGTCGAGGGTGATCAGCAGTTCGCCGACGAGCACGTGGAAGATCTCCTCCCGGCTGACGGTGTGCGCGGGCGCCCTGGTGCCCGCCGGGATCTCGCCCCGCCAGGCGCACAGCTCCTTGCTGCCGGTCAGCGGGGTGGCGTACGAGACGAAACGGGCGCCGTGGATCTCGTGGGTCACGGCTTCGGAGGAGCGGACGACGGGCATGGGGATCTCCGTTCAGGACTGAATGGTCAAGCTGCTTGTCTATATGGTCAAGCCGCTTGACCAATACGTCAAGGGTGTTTCAATGCCTCCGTGCAGAACTCCGACGCCATGGTCCTGTCCGCCGCCCTGCTCGCCGCGGCCGGCGACCTCACCCAGCGCATCCACGACGGAGTGGTGGCGCGCGGCTTCACGGATCTGCGGCCGGCCCACGGCTTCGCCTTCGCGCGGCTCGCCCCCGACGGGGCCACGGCCACCGAACTCGCCGCGCACCTCGGGGTCACCAAGCAGGCCGCCGGCCAGCTGGTCGACGAGATCGTCCGCAAGGGGTACGCCGAGCGCAGGCCGCATCCCGGGGACGCGCGCGCCCGGCTGGTCGTGCTGACCGAGCGGGGGTGGAGCTGCACCCGTGCCGCCGAGGAGGCCGCCGCCGAAGTGGTGTCCGGGTGGGCCGAGCTGCTCGGCGAGGCGGAGGTGCGGGCGCTGCGGGACCGCCTGGCGCGGCTGGCGCCCCACGGGCCGATCAGGCCGGCCTGGTGAGAAGGCCCGGCGAACGGGCGAACGGGCGCATCACGAACCGGCGCCCCTGGTTATCACTGGAAGTTTTTACTGACGCGTAACTTCACTCCTCTGCTACTCGCCCGTAACTTGACAAGTGAACAGCATCCCGTGATCCGGATCACAGGGCCAGGTCATCGCAACCCCACCCTTGACCCGCAAGGAGATCGCCAGATGCTGCCCTGGAAACGAGCGCTGAGACCGTTCGCCGCGCTCCTCCTCACCGCCGCGGTCGCCACCGTCCCCGCCGCCACCGCGCACGCCGCAGACACCGCCCCCAGTACCGGCTGGAACGACTACTCCTGCAAGCCCTCCGCCGACCACCCCCGCCCGGTCGTCCTGGTCCACGGGACCCTGGGCAACTCCATTGACAACTGGCTGTCCCTCGCGCCGTACCTGGAGCACCGCGGGTACTGCGTCTTCTCCCTGGACTACGGCCAGTTGCCCGGCGTCCCCGTCTTCTACGGCCTGGGCCCCATCGACAAGTCGGCCGGACAGCTGGCCACGTTCGTCGACCGGGTCCGCACCGCCACCGGCGCCGCCAAGGTCGACCTGGTCGGCCACTCCCAGGGCGGCATGATGCCCCGCTACTACCTGAAGTTCCTCGGCGGTGCCGCCAAGGTGAACGCCCTCGTCGGACTCGCCCCCGACAACCACGGCACCGACCTGGACGGCCTCACCAACCTGCTGCCGTACTTCCCCGGCGCCGAGGACCTGATCAAGGCCACCACCCCCGGCCTCGCCGACCAGATCACCGGCTCGGACTTCCTCACCAGGCTCAACGCGGGCGGCGACACCGTCCCCGGAGTGCGCTACACGGTCATCGCCACCAAGTACGACGAGGTGGCGACGCCCTGGAAGAGCCAGTACCTGAGCGGTTCGGACGTCCACAACGTCCTGCTCCAGGACCTGTGCCCGCTCGACCTGTCCGAGCACGTGGCGATCGGCCTGTTCGACCGGATCGCGTTCCACGAGGTGGCCAACGCGCTCGACCCGGCCCACGCCTCCGCCACCACCTGCGCGTCGGCCTTCAGCTGACCGTCGTGTGCCGCCGGGGCCCGTCCGGCCTGAGCCGCCGGACAGGCCCCGGATTCCCCCCGCCTCCGGATTCCCCCCGCCGAGGACCGGCTACGGCCGGCGTCCGCCCGTCGCACGGCGCCGCACGGACAGGAACAGTGCGGCCGAACCGAGCGCCAGGGCCGCCGCGCCGCCGATCGCGAGGTACGAGGTGCCGCGCGCGGCGCCGGTCTCGGCGAGGTCACCGGAACTCCCGGCGGCCCGCGGCCGGTTGCCCGGCGCCGCGGCGGTGGCGGCCGTGGCTTCGGGAGCGGCGGCCGTGCCGCTCGCGGCGCCGTGCGCGTGCCCGTGGTGCTGGATCGTCGACTTCCCGGCCCCCGCCTCGACCTGTGCGTCGGAGGGCGCGGAGGCGGTGGGCGCGGGGGCGGTGCCGCCGGCCCCACCGGCGTTGCCGTTGCCGCTGCCGCCGAAGTCGACGTCGGAGCACGAGTAGAACGCCTCCGGGCTGTCCGAGCGCTGCCAGACGGCGTACAGCAGTTGCTTGCCGGTCCGCTCCGGGAGCGTGCCGGAGAACGTGTAGAAGCCGCCGGAGGCGACCGGGTCCGTGGCCCTGGCCACCGGGTGGGCGAGGTCCAGCGCGGACCAGGCCAGCGGCTTCGCCGGGTCGTAGCCGGGCTTGGTCGCGTAGACCGTGAAGGTGCCCTTGTGCGGCGCGGTCACCCGGTACCTGAAGGTGTACGAGCCGCTGTGCACGCGCGTCGCCGGCCAGTCGGCGCGGGCCAGGTCGAGCCCCTTGAACTCCTCGTTGCCGGCGCTGCACAGCTTGCCGTCCGGGATGAGCCGCTGGTGCCGTCCGGCCGCGTCGCCGATCCGGATGCCGTTCCAGTCGTACAGCGCCTGCGTGCCACCGGCCGCCACGGCCGCCTCGCAGGCCGCGGACCTCGGGTGTTCGGGGCCCTCCGCGTAGCACTGCGAGACCCGGCTGACCGGGTCGCCCATCGAACCGTGCGCCGCCGCGGGCGCGGCGGCCAGGACGGTCAGGGCGAGCGGCGCGACTCCGGCGACCGCGACGGCTGCGGCCTTGCGGCGTGCGGGCATGACGAACTCCTCGGAACGGTCTCTGAGCGGGCTGGATCCCGTGGGGGGCTTCAGAAACTAGTCCCGGGAATCCGTGAAATCGCCTGCTCGGCCCTGCCGATGGAGATTCTTATGGCGGCGTTAAGGGAGTGCTGAGGCTGGCCTCAAGTTCGCCGTGCCCTCGTGCGTCCTCGTGCGTCCTCGTGTGCCCTCACGTGCCGGCCGCGCGGGTCAGCCGTCCGGCCACCAGGTGCGCGCGATGTCCTTGCGCACCTCCGGGCGGGCGGCGGGGCGTTGCTCGTCCGCCTCCTCGCGGATCCGGCGGCTGTCCGTCCTCTTCAGGGGCTTCTGCACGGTCACACGGCGCATGGCTGCCTCCTTCGTGCCTACCGGGTTCCGCATCTGGCACGGAGGTAGACCCTTTCGGCGAGAGTTCCTCATCGGAGCCGGTCTGTCAGTGGCGGGTGTCACTCTGGGGACATGACGAACGACAGTGATCGCATGGTTGCGCACCGTACCGAAGTCGACTGGGACGCGGCGGCGGACACCTTCGACGACGAGCCGGACCACGGGCTGCGCGACCCCGGCGTGCGCGCCGCCTGGGCGGCCAGACTCCGCACCTGGCTCCCCGACCGCCCCGCCGACGTCCTCGACCTCGGCTGCGGCACCGGCAGCCTGTCGCTCCTCGCGTCCGAACAAGGGCACCGGGTGACCGGCGTCGACCGTTCCCCCGCCATGGTCGACCGCGCCCGCGCCAAGCTCGCCGGACGGGACGCCGTGGTCCTGCCCGGTGACGCGGAGGCCCCGCCGGTGGGGGAGCAGCGCTTCGACGTCGTCCTCGTACGGCACCTGCTGCGGGCGCTGCCCGACCCCACCCGCGTCCTGCGCCACTGGCGGGACCTGCTGCGGCCCGGCGGCAGGCTGGTGCTGGTCGAGGGTGTGTGGGGCACCCTCGGCCCGGCCGGCATACCCGCCGACCTGCTCACCGGCCTGCTGGCACCCCTGGCCCGGCAGGTGCGCCTGGATCCGCTGTCCGGGGACGAGGCGCTGTGGGGCAAGACCGTGCACGACGAGCGGTACGCGGTGGTGGCCGTGGTCTGAGACCGCCGGCGGGCCGCTGTGCGGCCCGGGGCGGGCCGGTCGCCCGTTCAGGGCAGCAGCTCCTCGAAGCCGCCCTCGCGGGCCCGCCGCTCCAGCTCGTCCAGCGCGGCCACGGCCGCCGAGGCCGCCGCCGGGTCGGACTCCGTCAGCCCGCTCGCGGCGAACTCGTCCTCGTCCAGCCGTCGTACGTCCGTGCCGTCGGCCGACCGCCACAGGTCCAGGTCGAGGTCCTCCACGACCAGTTCCGCACCCGAGAGCACCGCGGGGCGGGTGACGTCGCAGTACCAGCCCTTCACCGTGCCGTCCGCCGCGCGGACCTCCTTCACGGAGTACCACCGGTCCCGCCAGTAGTGCTCGGTGAACACGTCGCCCGGCTCGAAGCGGACGAAGCC
Coding sequences within it:
- a CDS encoding DNA polymerase III subunit alpha; amino-acid sequence: MPGFAHLHTVSGFSLRYGASHPERLAERASERGMDALALTDRDTLAGAVRFAKACAGAGVRPLFGVDLAVGAPEAVRRERRRTPVRGGAFVDESTPRVTFLARDGARGWADLCRLVTAAHRGEGPPLLPWGENHGDGLTVLLGPGSDVGRALAAGRPDRAAKLLGPWREVYGDALRLETVWHGRQGTGAGSLRLAARTVGFAAEQRVRPVLSNTVRYADPGQGPVADVLDAARRLMPIDPAGELDSGEAWLKDARAMLRVAERVVEAAGYRRDTAHRLLEQTGATAAACLVDPEDDLGIGTVHFPEARLVGAGRRTAQRALASRAVAGMVRLGYGGRRAYWERMHAELDIIAHHGFASYFLTVAQVVDDVKRMGIRVAARGSGAGSLVNHVLGIANADPVEHGLLMERFLSKERVVLPDIDIDVESARRLEVYRAIIGRFGTERVATVSMPETYRVRHAVRDVGAALSMDPAEIDRVAKSFPHIRARDARAALAELPELKELAGEKEKYGRLWELVEALDALPRGVAMHPCGVLLSDASLLARTPVVPTSGEGLPMSQFDKKDVEDLGLLKLDVLGVRMQSAMAHAVAEVERTAGERIELDSLAPGDPATYRLIRSAETLGCFQIESPGQRDLVGRLQPSTFHDLVVDISLFRPGPVAADMVRPFIEARHGRAPVRYPHPDLERPLKETYGVVVFHEQVIDIVAVLTGCGRGEADRVRRGLSDPESQGRIKVWFAQAAAANGYDAETIRRTWEIVEAFGSYGFCKAHAVAFAVPTYQSAWLKAHHPAAFYAGLLTHDPGMYPKRLLLADARRRGVPILPLDVNVSGVAHRIELVSESPGNPGRWGLRLALSDVHGISETEAKRIADGQPYASLLDFWERARPSRPLAGRLAQVGALDAFGANRRDLQLHLTELHRGARGGGGDQLPLSGGRKTAPAGLPDLTPSERLSAELGVLSMDASRNLMDDHREFLEELGVVSARRLREARHGETVLVAGAKAATQTPPIRSGKRVIFSTLDDGTGLVDLAFFDDSHDACAHTVFHSWLLLVRGVVQRRGPRSLSVVGSAAWNLAELVELRAGGGLDEVAARLAEPPGAPGDGPAPDGKRPAGEGSAGEGPSRARLAGSDGRPAPAGSAAPERGEGRRIRMPTGYEMHPWADLRPAGEGPAVGRKLWHQSPGSAG
- a CDS encoding cupin domain-containing protein, giving the protein MPVVRSSEAVTHEIHGARFVSYATPLTGSKELCAWRGEIPAGTRAPAHTVSREEIFHVLVGELLITLDGHTERVSAGDTVIINPGATLAVENPTDHTAVSWVTTSVGLEAELADGTVLTPPWAN
- a CDS encoding MarR family winged helix-turn-helix transcriptional regulator gives rise to the protein MQNSDAMVLSAALLAAAGDLTQRIHDGVVARGFTDLRPAHGFAFARLAPDGATATELAAHLGVTKQAAGQLVDEIVRKGYAERRPHPGDARARLVVLTERGWSCTRAAEEAAAEVVSGWAELLGEAEVRALRDRLARLAPHGPIRPAW
- a CDS encoding alpha/beta fold hydrolase produces the protein MLPWKRALRPFAALLLTAAVATVPAATAHAADTAPSTGWNDYSCKPSADHPRPVVLVHGTLGNSIDNWLSLAPYLEHRGYCVFSLDYGQLPGVPVFYGLGPIDKSAGQLATFVDRVRTATGAAKVDLVGHSQGGMMPRYYLKFLGGAAKVNALVGLAPDNHGTDLDGLTNLLPYFPGAEDLIKATTPGLADQITGSDFLTRLNAGGDTVPGVRYTVIATKYDEVATPWKSQYLSGSDVHNVLLQDLCPLDLSEHVAIGLFDRIAFHEVANALDPAHASATTCASAFS
- a CDS encoding lytic polysaccharide monooxygenase yields the protein MPARRKAAAVAVAGVAPLALTVLAAAPAAAHGSMGDPVSRVSQCYAEGPEHPRSAACEAAVAAGGTQALYDWNGIRIGDAAGRHQRLIPDGKLCSAGNEEFKGLDLARADWPATRVHSGSYTFRYRVTAPHKGTFTVYATKPGYDPAKPLAWSALDLAHPVARATDPVASGGFYTFSGTLPERTGKQLLYAVWQRSDSPEAFYSCSDVDFGGSGNGNAGGAGGTAPAPTASAPSDAQVEAGAGKSTIQHHGHAHGAASGTAAAPEATAATAAAPGNRPRAAGSSGDLAETGAARGTSYLAIGGAAALALGSAALFLSVRRRATGGRRP
- a CDS encoding class I SAM-dependent methyltransferase; translation: MVAHRTEVDWDAAADTFDDEPDHGLRDPGVRAAWAARLRTWLPDRPADVLDLGCGTGSLSLLASEQGHRVTGVDRSPAMVDRARAKLAGRDAVVLPGDAEAPPVGEQRFDVVLVRHLLRALPDPTRVLRHWRDLLRPGGRLVLVEGVWGTLGPAGIPADLLTGLLAPLARQVRLDPLSGDEALWGKTVHDERYAVVAVV
- a CDS encoding DUF402 domain-containing protein; the encoded protein is MPANSAEPPATLEVVLVKGGRTKIRYPAELLGDDGTRLSVRAPWAGEGVRDFGFVRFEPGDVFTEHYWRDRWYSVKEVRAADGTVKGWYCDVTRPAVLSGAELVVEDLDLDLWRSADGTDVRRLDEDEFAASGLTESDPAAASAAVAALDELERRAREGGFEELLP